A genomic window from Mesorhizobium sp. 131-2-1 includes:
- a CDS encoding DEAD/DEAH box helicase — MTNENTSLGKDTGELTGFAALGITGALLKATHAAGFADPKPIQTQAIPPQLEGRDIFGIAQTGSGKTAAFALPILSKIIGLGTKRRPKTTRALILAPTRELAVQIEDTIKILAKGAHVSTALVLGGVSRFSQVKKIAPGVDILIATPGRLTDLVREGDLILADTKWLVLDEGDRMLDMGFINDVKRIAKATAPDRQTALFSATMPDEIAELAKGLLKNPVRIEVSPQSTTAAEIVQSVVLARTKQKRQVLSKMLADEAMKSVIIFSRTKHGADRVTKDLDRDGFKAAVIHGNKSQNARQKALNDFRDGSVRILVATDIAARGIDVPGISHVVNFDLPDEAESYVHRIGRTGRNGRDGIAITLCDPSENAKLRQVERIIRAKLPIVADHLGSPDPQRNPAEKNERHFEPANDREHHGGRRDGRRPGAASNGFGKKRFGGKPGGDRPVVAGKPQGERPEGRKPFKGNNKRRFGGKRPATRAA; from the coding sequence TTGACCAACGAAAACACGTCCCTCGGTAAAGACACTGGGGAACTTACCGGTTTCGCAGCCCTCGGCATCACCGGCGCGCTGCTCAAGGCAACGCATGCCGCCGGCTTTGCCGATCCCAAGCCGATCCAGACCCAGGCCATCCCGCCGCAACTGGAAGGCCGTGACATCTTCGGCATTGCCCAGACCGGCTCAGGCAAGACCGCGGCCTTCGCGCTGCCGATCCTGTCGAAAATCATCGGGCTCGGCACCAAGCGCCGGCCGAAGACGACCCGTGCGCTGATCCTGGCGCCGACGCGCGAGCTCGCCGTTCAGATCGAGGACACCATCAAGATCCTCGCCAAGGGCGCGCATGTCTCGACCGCGCTCGTGCTTGGCGGCGTCTCGCGCTTCAGCCAGGTGAAGAAGATCGCTCCCGGCGTCGACATCCTGATCGCCACGCCCGGCCGGCTGACCGACCTGGTGCGCGAGGGCGACCTCATCCTCGCCGACACCAAATGGCTGGTGCTCGACGAGGGTGACCGCATGCTCGACATGGGCTTCATCAACGACGTCAAGCGCATCGCCAAGGCGACCGCGCCCGACCGCCAGACGGCGCTGTTTTCGGCCACCATGCCGGACGAGATCGCCGAGCTCGCCAAGGGCCTGCTGAAGAATCCGGTCCGCATCGAGGTCTCGCCGCAAAGCACGACCGCGGCCGAGATCGTCCAGAGCGTGGTGCTCGCCCGCACCAAGCAGAAGCGGCAGGTGCTGTCCAAGATGCTCGCCGACGAGGCGATGAAGTCCGTCATCATCTTTTCGCGCACCAAGCATGGCGCCGACAGGGTGACCAAGGATCTCGATCGCGATGGCTTCAAGGCCGCCGTCATCCACGGCAACAAGTCGCAGAATGCCCGCCAGAAGGCGCTCAATGATTTCCGCGACGGTTCGGTGCGCATCCTGGTAGCGACCGACATCGCCGCGCGCGGGATCGACGTTCCCGGCATCAGCCATGTCGTGAACTTCGACCTGCCGGACGAGGCGGAAAGCTATGTCCACCGTATCGGCCGCACCGGCCGCAACGGCCGGGACGGCATCGCCATCACGCTTTGCGACCCGTCGGAGAACGCCAAGCTGCGCCAGGTCGAGCGCATCATCCGCGCCAAGCTGCCAATCGTTGCCGACCATCTCGGCAGCCCTGATCCGCAGCGCAATCCTGCCGAAAAGAACGAGCGTCATTTCGAACCGGCCAACGACCGTGAACACCATGGCGGCCGTCGCGACGGCAGGCGCCCCGGCGCTGCCAGCAATGGCTTTGGCAAGAAGCGCTTTGGCGGCAAGCCTGGTGGCGATCGTCCCGTCGTCGCTGGCAAGCCGCAGGGCGAGCGTCCTGAGGGCCGCAAGCCTTTCAAGGGCAACAACAAGCGCCGCTTCGGCGGCAAGCGGCCGGCGACTCGGGCGGCGTAA
- a CDS encoding acyl-CoA carboxylase subunit beta — protein MKDVLKELERRRDIARMGGGKARIDAQHQKGKLTARERIDVFLDEGSFEEFDMYVEHRSTDFGMEKTKIAGDGVVTGWGTVNGRPVYVFAKDFTVFGGSLSEAHAEKVVKVQEMALRNRAPIIGLYDAGGARIQEGVAALGGYAEIFQRNVLASGVIPQISLIMGPCAGGDVYSPAMTDFIFMVRDTSYMFVTGPDVVKTVTNETVTAESLGGASVHTTKSSIADGAYDNDVEALLQMRRLVDLLPASNTSEIPEIECYQSVTDHDLSLDRLIPDNANKPYDIKELILKVADEGDFFEIQQSFAKNIVTGFGRVEGRTVGFVANQPMVLAGVLDSDASRKAARFVRFCDCFSIPIVTFVDVPGFLPGTAQEYGGLIKHGAKLLFAYAEATVPKITVITRKAYGGAYDVMASKHLRGDMNYAWPTAQIAVMGARGAVEIIYRKDIGDAEKIAAHTKAYEDRFLSPFVAAERGYVDEVIMPHSTRRRVARALRMLRNKDMQNPWKKHDNIPL, from the coding sequence ATGAAGGACGTGCTGAAGGAACTCGAGCGCCGCCGCGACATCGCGCGCATGGGCGGCGGCAAGGCCCGCATCGACGCCCAGCACCAGAAAGGCAAGCTCACCGCCCGCGAGCGCATCGATGTCTTCCTCGACGAGGGCTCGTTCGAGGAGTTCGACATGTATGTCGAGCACCGCTCGACCGACTTCGGCATGGAGAAGACCAAGATCGCCGGCGACGGCGTCGTCACCGGCTGGGGCACGGTCAACGGCCGCCCGGTCTACGTCTTCGCCAAGGATTTCACCGTGTTCGGCGGCTCGCTGTCGGAGGCGCATGCCGAAAAGGTGGTCAAGGTGCAGGAGATGGCGCTGCGCAACCGCGCGCCGATCATCGGCCTCTATGACGCCGGCGGCGCCCGCATCCAGGAAGGCGTGGCGGCCCTTGGCGGCTATGCCGAGATCTTCCAGCGCAACGTGCTCGCCTCCGGCGTAATTCCGCAGATATCGCTGATCATGGGCCCTTGCGCCGGCGGCGACGTCTATTCACCGGCGATGACCGACTTCATCTTCATGGTGCGCGACACCTCCTACATGTTCGTCACCGGGCCGGACGTGGTGAAGACCGTCACCAACGAGACAGTGACCGCAGAGAGCCTCGGCGGCGCCTCGGTCCACACTACGAAGTCGTCGATCGCCGACGGCGCCTACGACAACGATGTCGAGGCGCTGCTGCAGATGCGCCGGCTGGTCGACCTGCTGCCGGCGTCCAACACATCGGAAATTCCCGAGATCGAATGCTACCAGTCGGTCACCGACCACGATCTATCGCTCGACCGGCTGATCCCCGACAACGCCAACAAGCCCTACGATATCAAGGAGCTGATCCTGAAAGTTGCCGACGAGGGCGACTTCTTCGAGATCCAGCAGAGTTTTGCGAAAAACATCGTCACCGGCTTCGGCCGCGTCGAGGGCCGCACCGTCGGCTTCGTCGCCAACCAGCCGATGGTGCTGGCCGGCGTGCTCGATTCCGACGCCAGCCGCAAGGCGGCGCGCTTCGTGCGCTTCTGCGACTGCTTTTCCATTCCGATCGTGACCTTCGTCGACGTTCCGGGCTTCCTGCCCGGCACCGCGCAGGAGTATGGCGGGCTGATCAAGCATGGCGCGAAGCTTCTGTTCGCCTATGCCGAAGCGACCGTGCCGAAGATCACCGTGATCACCCGCAAGGCCTATGGCGGCGCCTATGACGTCATGGCGTCAAAGCACCTGCGCGGCGACATGAACTATGCCTGGCCGACGGCGCAGATCGCTGTGATGGGCGCCAGGGGCGCGGTCGAGATCATCTACCGCAAGGACATCGGCGACGCGGAAAAGATCGCAGCGCACACAAAGGCTTACGAGGACCGCTTCCTGTCGCCCTTCGTCGCCGCCGAGCGCGGCTATGTCGACGAGGTGATCATGCCGCATTCCACCCGCCGCCGCGTTGCCCGGGCGCTCAGGATGCTGCGCAACAAGGACATGCAGAACCCCTGGAAGAAGCACGACAACATTCCGCTGTGA
- a CDS encoding M48 family metallopeptidase, translating to MLFFVIPAAVVFCVWMSLLDSHPVWFIAGGFVVMPIATTAAAFLFGTLFAGFRRSKIKGVSRAEAPGLWDQWEKVAGPRRAARTVIALEDTLNASVREERTLLGLLGRRLFLTVGIPLLAVTDENALAAILAHEDAHVRNKDTNGGLNLAEFENSFGFVFEYAPPGVTISGSLLHAAIGWLSESFEREDIRLSREAEIKADRHAATSGNAEQAARALLLVAAADVHFTEKVYEPLRREVMGALRPPRPPLARLLEMAGELSQGPYLNASAQKAWVRPDDGKSTHPSWAQRLAALGYVEAPEIEPIRRTALSTLLNPDTAEQQIAAFNSRWIGQMEDYLQR from the coding sequence GTGCTGTTTTTCGTGATTCCCGCCGCTGTCGTCTTCTGTGTCTGGATGTCGCTGCTCGACAGCCATCCGGTCTGGTTCATCGCCGGCGGATTTGTCGTCATGCCGATCGCGACCACCGCGGCGGCTTTTCTGTTCGGCACATTGTTTGCCGGCTTTCGGCGCAGCAAGATCAAGGGTGTGAGCCGGGCGGAGGCACCTGGTCTGTGGGACCAGTGGGAAAAGGTCGCTGGCCCGCGCAGAGCCGCCCGCACAGTGATTGCGCTTGAGGACACGTTGAACGCCAGCGTGCGGGAGGAGCGCACGCTTCTTGGTCTTCTCGGCCGCCGGCTGTTTTTGACGGTCGGCATCCCCTTGCTGGCCGTGACCGACGAAAATGCTCTTGCGGCAATTCTTGCCCATGAGGACGCGCATGTGCGCAACAAGGACACGAATGGCGGCCTTAACCTTGCCGAGTTCGAGAACAGTTTCGGCTTCGTGTTCGAATATGCGCCTCCAGGAGTAACGATATCAGGCAGTCTCCTCCATGCTGCGATCGGCTGGCTGTCGGAATCGTTCGAGCGGGAAGACATCCGGCTTTCGCGCGAGGCGGAGATCAAGGCCGATCGCCACGCGGCGACATCCGGTAATGCCGAACAAGCGGCGCGCGCGCTCCTGCTTGTCGCCGCGGCGGACGTGCATTTCACCGAGAAAGTCTATGAGCCGCTGCGGCGCGAGGTGATGGGAGCCTTGCGTCCGCCGCGACCGCCGCTTGCCCGCCTGCTGGAAATGGCCGGGGAGCTGTCGCAAGGCCCATACCTGAACGCTAGCGCGCAAAAGGCATGGGTGCGTCCGGACGACGGCAAGTCGACGCACCCCTCATGGGCACAGCGGCTGGCAGCACTTGGGTACGTCGAAGCGCCTGAGATCGAACCGATACGTCGGACGGCACTGTCGACGCTGCTGAACCCGGATACGGCCGAACAACAGATCGCTGCGTTCAACAGCAGATGGATCGGGCAGATGGAGGACTATCTTCAGCGCTGA
- a CDS encoding DUF6165 family protein, giving the protein MVRPILVEIAPGELLDKISILEIKAASIADASKLVNVLHELEQLSRVRDEHLPASATLASLYAELKAVNQALWVIEDDIRVEELNKRFGDRFIELARGVYRTNDRRAALKREINVLLSSAIIEEKSYENYE; this is encoded by the coding sequence ATGGTCCGCCCCATACTCGTCGAGATCGCCCCCGGCGAACTGCTGGACAAGATATCGATCCTCGAGATCAAGGCGGCAAGCATCGCCGACGCGTCCAAGCTGGTCAACGTCCTGCACGAACTGGAGCAGCTGTCGCGCGTTCGCGACGAGCACCTGCCGGCGTCGGCGACGCTGGCCAGCCTTTACGCGGAACTGAAGGCCGTCAACCAGGCGCTCTGGGTCATCGAGGACGATATCCGCGTGGAGGAACTCAACAAGCGTTTCGGCGATCGTTTCATCGAGCTCGCCCGCGGCGTCTACCGGACGAACGACCGCCGTGCCGCCTTGAAGCGCGAGATAAACGTGTTGCTCAGCTCCGCCATCATCGAGGAAAAATCCTACGAAAACTACGAGTAG